The following are from one region of the Acipenser ruthenus unplaced genomic scaffold, fAciRut3.2 maternal haplotype, whole genome shotgun sequence genome:
- the LOC117434090 gene encoding trypsin-like, which produces MRIISLVFLCSVFLQNGASSGQGLQEKILGGYPCRRLTQPWQASLNLGYHACGGALLNSHWVISVAHCWFNPSRILVVLGEFDLSEHEGTEQPRRVSTALWHPLYDLRTRSHDVMLLRLAEPVLFTPYVRPVPLPVNCPATGTYCTVSGWGNTVGDGFVMPNKLRCAEAVIVSEPDCEAAYPGMTPGTVLCTGYSNMGTSGPCQGDFGGALVCDGVIHGIASWSEVCAHSEGARPAVYTKLCALLPWIQSTLTAD; this is translated from the exons TGTTCTTGTGTTCTGTGTTCCTGCAGAATGGAG CCTCCTCGGGCCAGGGCCTCCAGGAGAAGATCCTCGGGGGATACCCGTGCCGGCGCCTCACGCAGCCCTGGCAGGCTTCACTCAACCTGGGATACCACGCCTGCGGAGGGGCGCTCCTCAACAGCCACTGGGTCATCTCGGTCGCCCACTGCTGGTTCAA CCCGAGTCGAATCCTGGTGGTGCTGGGCGAGTTCGACCTGTCGGAACACGAAGGCACGGAGCAGCCGCGCCGCGTCAGCACCGCGCTCTGGCACCCGCTCTACGACCTCCGGACCCGGAGCCATGACGTCATGCTGCTGAGGCTGGCCGAGCCCGTCCTCTTCACCCCGTACGTGCGACCCGTCCCGCTGCCCGTCAACTGCCCCGCCACCGGGACCTACTGCACCGTGTCGGGCTGGGGCAACACCGTGGGGGACGGGT TCGTTATGCCCAACAAGCTGCGCTGTGCCGAGGCTGTCATCGTTAGCGAGCCGGACTGTGAGGCCGCTTACCCGGGGATGACACCCGGGACCGTGCTGTGCACCGGGTACTCAAATATGGGCACTTCGGGCCCGTGCCAG GGTGATTTCGGGGGCGCGCTCGTGTGCGATGGAGTGATTCACGGGATCGCGTCCTGGAGCGAGGTGTGCGCGCACTCGGAGGGAGCGCGCCCCGCCGTGTACACGAAACTGTGCGCGCTCCTGCCCTGGATACAAAGCACGCTGACCGCTGACTGA